A genomic region of Tepidisphaeraceae bacterium contains the following coding sequences:
- the hisD gene encoding histidinol dehydrogenase produces the protein MSLIPILSLNQPADRARVETLLSHLHLDPANLALSRGERAKEAATVLATLNDVATRGDEAIVESSRKFDDPDFTAAQICVSPDEMKAAAARVPADLMAALRRSIAQVREYQTHILPKPPATLQRPGVELGLRFTPLDSAGLYFPGGKASYPSSLIMLAVPAQVAGVRRIAVATPPSKYGRSDLVLAACHELGLTDVFRAGGAAAIAALAFGTKTITAVDKIVGPGNNYVQLAKRLLAGGVGIDGYLGPSEILTIADDTGDPRAIAADLIAQAEHDPGSCYLLTTSRPLADAVAKELTHQTAVLGRSAAIEKSLREVSAIVVGESMDELIALANRFAAEHVNVQTRDDAAVLAKLVHAGAVFLGPHSPVAAGDYVAGPSHCLPTNTTARFASGISVYEFLKRSSVVRYDAAGLANDSAAIVALANAEHLDGHAASVTVRAENR, from the coding sequence ATGTCGCTCATCCCGATCCTGTCGCTGAACCAGCCCGCCGACCGCGCCCGTGTGGAGACGTTGCTCAGCCATCTGCACCTTGACCCGGCCAACCTCGCGTTGTCGCGCGGCGAACGCGCTAAAGAGGCGGCAACCGTCCTGGCGACGCTGAACGACGTCGCAACGCGCGGCGATGAGGCGATCGTCGAGTCATCGCGAAAGTTTGATGATCCCGACTTCACCGCGGCGCAGATTTGCGTGTCGCCCGATGAAATGAAAGCCGCCGCCGCACGCGTGCCGGCGGACCTGATGGCGGCGCTGCGGCGGTCTATCGCGCAGGTGCGCGAGTATCAGACGCACATCCTGCCCAAGCCGCCGGCCACGCTTCAGCGACCTGGTGTCGAACTGGGCCTGCGTTTCACGCCGTTGGACAGCGCGGGCCTGTACTTCCCCGGTGGCAAGGCGTCGTACCCCAGCAGCCTGATCATGCTCGCGGTGCCGGCCCAGGTGGCGGGCGTGCGGCGGATCGCGGTCGCCACGCCGCCCAGCAAGTACGGGCGCAGCGACCTCGTGCTGGCCGCGTGCCACGAGCTGGGCCTGACCGACGTTTTCCGTGCCGGTGGCGCCGCGGCTATCGCGGCGCTGGCGTTTGGAACGAAGACGATCACCGCGGTCGACAAGATCGTCGGTCCCGGCAACAACTACGTGCAACTGGCCAAGCGCCTGCTGGCCGGCGGCGTCGGCATCGATGGCTACCTTGGGCCCAGCGAGATTTTGACGATCGCCGACGACACCGGCGACCCCCGCGCGATCGCCGCCGACCTGATCGCGCAGGCCGAGCACGATCCGGGCAGTTGTTACCTGCTGACGACGTCGCGCCCGCTCGCCGACGCCGTCGCGAAGGAGCTGACGCACCAGACCGCGGTACTGGGGCGGTCGGCCGCCATCGAGAAGTCGCTTCGTGAGGTGAGCGCGATCGTGGTGGGCGAATCGATGGATGAGTTAATCGCGCTGGCCAACCGTTTCGCCGCCGAGCACGTGAACGTGCAGACGCGCGACGACGCCGCGGTGCTGGCAAAGCTGGTACACGCTGGTGCCGTCTTCCTAGGGCCGCATTCACCGGTCGCCGCGGGCGATTACGTTGCGGGCCCCAGCCACTGCCTGCCGACGAACACCACCGCCCGCTTCGCCAGCGGCATCAGCGTGTACGAGTTCCTGAAGCGCAGCAGCGTCGTCCGCTACGACGCGGCGGGCCTGGCAAACGACTCGGCCGCCATCGTCGCCTTAGCGAATGCCGAGCACCTCGATGGTCACGCGGCCAGCGTGACCGTGCGCGCGGAAAATCGTTAA
- the hisC gene encoding histidinol-phosphate transaminase yields the protein MAPQFVRPTVRAMEGYTPGEQPASGSRVVKLNTNENPFPPSQKVMAAIRDIEPELLRRYPNPTADAFRDAAAKLLGFTRDHLIAGNGSDDLLTIVTRTFVPPGGLLVSPEPSYSLYPILAKLEDAKFDSVPWENGWELPIEGLLATKADAIYVANPNAPSGTFVPPKQIAELAKKFKGAVLVDEAYADFADDNCLSLVNDHPNVVVSRTLSKAYSLAGLRFGYAVAQPAIINQMLKVKDSYNCDAIAIAAATAAIEDQDYARFTWDHVKAERARVTEELTNMGWTVLPSQANFLLATTPDGRGREAYEGLKEQGILVRYFDKPGLSDKIRITIGTSQENNALLGGLKSLAPAEPVAQ from the coding sequence ATGGCTCCGCAATTTGTCCGTCCCACGGTGCGCGCGATGGAAGGGTACACGCCGGGCGAACAGCCGGCGTCGGGCTCGCGCGTGGTGAAGTTGAACACGAACGAGAACCCGTTCCCGCCCAGCCAGAAGGTGATGGCCGCCATCCGGGACATCGAACCGGAACTGCTGCGCCGTTACCCCAATCCCACCGCCGATGCGTTTCGTGATGCCGCTGCAAAACTGCTCGGCTTCACGCGCGATCATCTGATCGCCGGCAACGGCAGCGACGATCTCTTAACGATCGTCACGCGCACGTTCGTGCCGCCGGGCGGGCTGCTGGTATCGCCCGAGCCGTCGTATTCGCTCTACCCGATCCTGGCGAAGCTGGAGGATGCGAAGTTCGATTCGGTGCCGTGGGAGAACGGCTGGGAACTGCCGATCGAGGGTTTGCTGGCGACGAAGGCCGACGCGATCTACGTCGCCAACCCCAACGCGCCCAGCGGCACGTTCGTGCCACCGAAGCAGATCGCCGAGCTGGCGAAGAAGTTCAAGGGTGCCGTGCTGGTGGACGAGGCCTACGCCGACTTTGCGGATGACAATTGCCTGTCGCTCGTGAACGATCATCCGAACGTCGTCGTCTCGCGCACGCTCAGCAAGGCGTACAGCCTGGCCGGCCTGCGGTTCGGGTACGCGGTGGCGCAGCCGGCGATCATCAACCAGATGCTGAAGGTGAAGGACAGCTACAACTGCGACGCCATCGCCATCGCCGCCGCCACGGCCGCCATCGAAGATCAGGACTACGCCCGCTTTACCTGGGACCACGTAAAGGCCGAACGCGCCCGCGTGACCGAGGAACTGACCAACATGGGCTGGACGGTGCTGCCCAGCCAGGCCAACTTCCTGCTCGCCACCACCCCCGACGGCCGCGGTCGCGAGGCGTACGAGGGGTTGAAAGAGCAGGGCATCCTGGTCCGATATTTCGACAAGCCCGGCCTCAGCGACAAGATCCGCATCACGATCGGCACCAGCCAGGAGAACAACGCCCTGCTGGGCGGCCTGAAATCGCTTGCGCCCGCGGAGCCTGTTGCGCAGTAG
- the hisB gene encoding imidazoleglycerol-phosphate dehydratase HisB yields the protein MPDRTATIARKTNETDISLSLNLDGQGKAAAKTGVGFFDHMLDLLARHSLIDLDVTAKGDLHVDAHHTVEDVGIVIGQALEKALGDKRGIYRYGWALLPMDEALAQVALDLSGRPAFVYHVKFNGPLIGTFATELVEEFLKSIAMAGKLNLHVTVPYGTNDHHIAEAIFKGLAKALRQAVSFDPRNAGGMPSTKGSLVV from the coding sequence ATGCCCGACCGTACCGCCACCATCGCCCGAAAGACGAACGAGACCGACATTTCGCTCTCCCTGAACCTCGACGGCCAAGGCAAGGCCGCGGCGAAGACGGGTGTCGGTTTCTTCGATCACATGCTGGACCTGCTGGCCCGCCACAGCCTGATCGACCTCGACGTCACCGCCAAAGGCGATCTGCACGTCGATGCGCACCACACGGTGGAAGACGTCGGCATCGTCATCGGCCAGGCCTTGGAGAAGGCCCTCGGCGACAAGCGGGGCATCTACCGCTACGGCTGGGCCCTTTTGCCAATGGACGAAGCGCTCGCCCAAGTCGCGCTCGACCTATCCGGCCGACCGGCGTTCGTCTACCACGTGAAGTTCAACGGCCCGCTCATCGGCACCTTCGCCACCGAACTGGTCGAGGAGTTCCTGAAGTCGATCGCGATGGCCGGCAAGCTGAACCTGCACGTCACCGTCCCCTACGGCACCAACGACCACCACATCGCCGAGGCGATCTTTAAGGGGCTGGCCAAGGCCCTGCGGCAAGCGGTAAGCTTTGATCCAAGGAACGCCGGCGGCATGCCGAGCACGAAGGGCTCACTGGTCGTTTAG
- the dapA gene encoding 4-hydroxy-tetrahydrodipicolinate synthase translates to MFSGAITALVTPFTSAGKVDEAKLRDQVEYQIKGGIDGLVPVGTTGESPTLDFDEHIRVIEVTVDQARGRVPVIGGVGANATSEAMELHTAAKKVGATAGLSVNPYYNKPTQEGLYRHFMTLADAVDLPIVLYNIPGRTGITMTASTVARLNGHRNIVAIKEATGLPDMTSEIRALCDMPILSGDDSLTLPLMSIGARGVISVVSNLLPNDVKRLTEHALNGDFNEASRIHYKLFPLIKSLFIDGNPAGIKHAMKVRGLDSGVMRLPLVDASDATKQLIGELVGKLK, encoded by the coding sequence ATGTTCAGCGGCGCGATTACAGCTTTGGTTACCCCGTTCACCTCGGCCGGCAAGGTCGACGAAGCGAAGCTGCGCGACCAGGTCGAGTACCAGATCAAGGGCGGCATCGATGGCCTGGTTCCGGTCGGCACCACGGGTGAATCGCCAACGCTGGACTTCGACGAGCACATCCGCGTGATCGAGGTGACGGTCGACCAGGCCCGTGGCCGCGTGCCGGTGATCGGCGGCGTGGGCGCCAACGCGACCAGCGAGGCGATGGAGTTGCACACCGCCGCCAAGAAGGTCGGCGCGACGGCCGGCCTGAGCGTAAACCCCTACTACAACAAGCCCACGCAGGAAGGCCTCTACCGGCACTTCATGACGCTGGCCGACGCGGTCGATCTGCCGATCGTGCTGTACAACATCCCCGGCCGCACGGGCATCACGATGACCGCCAGCACCGTGGCGCGCCTGAACGGGCATCGTAATATCGTCGCAATCAAGGAAGCCACCGGCCTGCCCGACATGACCAGCGAGATTCGCGCCCTCTGCGACATGCCGATCCTCAGCGGTGATGATTCGCTGACCCTGCCGCTCATGAGCATCGGCGCCCGTGGCGTGATCAGCGTCGTTTCCAACCTGCTCCCCAACGACGTGAAGCGCCTGACCGAGCACGCACTGAACGGCGACTTCAACGAGGCCAGCCGCATCCACTACAAGCTGTTCCCGCTGATCAAGAGCCTCTTCATCGACGGCAACCCCGCCGGCATCAAGCACGCAATGAAGGTTCGCGGCCTAGACAGCGGCGTGATGCGCTTGCCATTGGTGGACGCGAGCGATGCGACGAAGCAGTTGATTGGTGAGTTGGTGGGGAAGCTGAAGTAG